A stretch of the Streptomyces sp. NBC_01428 genome encodes the following:
- the serS gene encoding serine--tRNA ligase, which produces MIDLRLLREDPDRVRASQRARGEDVGLVDSLLSADERRRSSGVRFDELRSEQKSLGKLIPKASPEERAELLKKAEQLKADVKAADVEQHEADEEAKRLLLQLGNVVHPDVPVGGEEDFVVLETHGTIRDFAAEGFEPKDHLELGESLGAIDVERGAKVSGSRFYYLTGVGALLELALVNAAIAQATEAGFIPMLTPALVRPRAMEGTGFLGQAAENVYHLEKDDYYLVGTSEVPLAAYHMDEILDADKLPMRYAGFSPCFRREAGTYGKDTRGIFRVHQFDKVEMFSYVDPADAENEHRRLLDWEKQWLTGLELPFQVIDVASGDLGSSASRKFDCEAWIPTQGKYRELTSASNCDGFQARRLSVRMRDGKKVQPLSTLNGTLCAVPRTIVAILENHQLADGSVRVPEVLRPYLGGRELLEPISK; this is translated from the coding sequence GTGATTGACCTTCGCCTGCTCCGTGAGGACCCCGACCGTGTTCGCGCCTCCCAGCGCGCCCGTGGAGAGGATGTCGGCCTCGTCGACTCCCTTCTCTCCGCCGACGAGCGGCGCAGGTCGTCCGGCGTCCGCTTCGATGAGCTGCGTTCCGAGCAGAAGTCGCTCGGCAAGCTGATCCCCAAGGCCTCCCCCGAAGAGCGCGCCGAGCTGCTGAAGAAGGCCGAGCAGCTCAAGGCCGACGTCAAGGCGGCCGACGTCGAGCAGCACGAGGCCGACGAGGAGGCCAAGCGCCTCCTCCTCCAGCTCGGCAACGTGGTGCACCCCGACGTCCCGGTCGGCGGCGAGGAGGACTTCGTCGTCCTCGAGACGCACGGCACCATCCGTGACTTCGCCGCCGAGGGCTTCGAGCCCAAGGACCACCTGGAGCTCGGCGAGTCGCTGGGCGCCATCGACGTGGAGCGCGGCGCCAAGGTGTCCGGCTCGCGTTTCTACTACCTGACGGGTGTCGGCGCGCTCCTGGAGCTCGCCCTCGTCAACGCGGCGATCGCGCAGGCCACCGAGGCCGGCTTCATCCCGATGCTGACCCCCGCGCTCGTCCGCCCCCGCGCCATGGAGGGCACCGGCTTCCTCGGCCAGGCCGCGGAGAACGTGTACCACCTCGAGAAGGACGACTACTACCTGGTCGGCACCTCCGAGGTCCCCCTCGCGGCGTACCACATGGACGAGATCCTCGACGCCGACAAGCTGCCGATGCGCTACGCCGGCTTCTCGCCGTGCTTCCGCCGCGAGGCCGGTACCTACGGCAAGGACACCCGCGGCATCTTCCGCGTGCACCAGTTCGACAAGGTCGAGATGTTCTCGTACGTCGACCCCGCGGACGCGGAGAACGAACACCGCCGTCTCCTCGACTGGGAGAAGCAGTGGCTGACCGGCCTCGAACTGCCCTTCCAGGTCATCGACGTGGCGAGCGGCGACCTCGGCTCCTCCGCCTCGCGCAAGTTCGACTGCGAGGCGTGGATCCCGACCCAGGGCAAGTACCGCGAGCTGACCTCGGCCTCGAACTGCGACGGCTTCCAGGCCCGGCGCCTGTCCGTCCGCATGCGTGACGGCAAGAAGGTCCAGCCGCTGTCGACGCTGAACGGCACGCTGTGTGCCGTGCCGCGCACCATCGTGGCGATCCTGGAGAACCACCAGCTCGCCGACGGATCGGTGCGGGTGCCCGAGGTGCTGCGCCCCTACCTGGGCGGCCGTGAGCTTCTGGAGCCGATCTCCAAGTGA
- the pheA gene encoding prephenate dehydratase, with the protein MSATRYTYLGPEGTFTEAALRTLPEAATRELVPMVSVPAALDAVRGGQAAGALVPIENSVEGGVTATLDELAKGDPLMIYREVVLPIAFALLVRPGTTLKDVKTVTGHPVAQPQVRNWLGKHLPDALWESAASNADGARLVQEGRFDAAFAGEFAAATYGLEPLVTEIHDAANAETRFVLVGRAARPAAPTGADKTSVVIWLGDDHPGALLELLQEFAVRGVNLMRIESRPTGQGIGNYCFSVDAEGHITDRRVGEALMGLKRICPQVRFLGSYPRAGVALKDVRPLRPGTSDSEFSAASDWLARCQDGRS; encoded by the coding sequence ATGTCGGCGACGCGCTACACCTATCTCGGCCCCGAGGGAACGTTCACCGAGGCCGCCCTCCGCACGCTTCCCGAGGCCGCGACGCGGGAGCTGGTGCCGATGGTGTCCGTGCCGGCCGCGCTCGACGCGGTGCGCGGCGGGCAGGCGGCCGGCGCGCTCGTCCCGATCGAGAACTCGGTGGAGGGCGGGGTCACCGCCACGCTCGACGAGCTGGCCAAGGGCGACCCGCTGATGATCTACCGCGAGGTCGTGCTGCCGATCGCCTTCGCCCTGCTGGTCAGGCCCGGCACCACGCTGAAGGACGTCAAGACCGTCACCGGGCACCCGGTCGCCCAGCCCCAGGTGCGCAACTGGCTGGGCAAGCACCTCCCGGACGCCCTGTGGGAGTCGGCCGCGTCGAACGCGGACGGTGCCCGGCTGGTCCAGGAAGGCCGGTTCGACGCGGCCTTCGCGGGCGAGTTCGCGGCGGCGACGTACGGCCTCGAACCCCTGGTCACCGAGATCCACGACGCGGCGAACGCCGAGACCCGTTTCGTCCTGGTCGGCCGTGCGGCCAGGCCCGCCGCCCCGACCGGCGCCGACAAGACGTCCGTGGTCATCTGGCTCGGCGACGACCACCCCGGTGCCCTGCTCGAACTGCTCCAGGAATTCGCCGTGCGCGGCGTCAACCTGATGCGCATCGAGTCCCGCCCCACCGGCCAGGGCATCGGCAATTACTGCTTCTCGGTGGACGCCGAAGGACATATCACCGACCGCCGGGTGGGAGAGGCGCTGATGGGCCTCAAGAGGATCTGTCCCCAGGTGCGCTTCCTGGGTTCGTATCCGCGTGCCGGTGTCGCACTGAAGGACGTCCGGCCTCTGCGGCCAGGGACCTCGGACAGCGAGTTCTCCGCCGCGTCGGACTGGCTGGCGCGCTGCCAGGACGGCCGTTCCTGA